From Gossypium raimondii isolate GPD5lz chromosome 11, ASM2569854v1, whole genome shotgun sequence:
ttagtttaaacattaggcaaccaatgagcaatatttgcttccattttggtTTATGTGCAAAAATCATTTAAGGACAAtcatacaaagtatattaatgtaattaatcaatttgttttattaatcaGTTTGTTCGAAAAagaattacaagtttacaaacgaatatTCTACACTCATGGTACTAGATCCAACATAAGCCTCACCTATGGCTTGGTTGGCTAGTCGTCGATACCTACGACTTGGTAATATCACTCTATGCCCAACAAGAAATTGTCAACTTCCTTAGTGTCTTTCAATCCCTTGAACTCCTTGGGCTTTGAGACATCCCAATGGTTAATTGGACTACCAAGCACGACTCCAGTggttatattatgttataaaaaataattatattaattatataagctaaataataattatttatatttatattaatccattaactcaataccaattaaactaattacccaaaacctaaaaaaaagcttacccaactaaataacctaacccaaaatataaaattttaaaattatatttaatacaataaaatgtttattatatttatttatgttttaatataataaaaattattatatttatggtagtgtttttaatacaaataatttttaatgtgttagaaaacttttatttcaacttttttagtgcatttagtgtattatatattttttaaaaactattttaaaataaaaattaatttaaaaatcaaatatgggtGGGTTGAGTCGAGTTTGAGTTTACCTTTCTTAAATTGGGTCAAGTTTGAACAAAAAAGTAAGCCCATATTTTGGCCCGGGCTAAGCCTGGGCTTGGAAAATTGTTTAAACATCTTCCATGGGCCCAATTCAAACTCGGCCCGACCTAGCCCATGAGCACTTCTACCTCTGACCTtacttgtggagtctaaaaacttCATTAGTAATGTCTAAAAACAGATGACATAATCCTAAACCGGTTGTTTTAGTCCACTAATCGTGTATAAGATAATAATCCTTTTTTTCTAatgtaaaagtaaatattttatttctagatagattttttatagtattacataaaaatagaaaattaaaaataaaaaaaatggatgaATAAAGCTAGGTGAACATAGTTTGATTATCTCATATAATATTAAACTCTTTAGTGACAAGCACCAATAAATATATCCttactttacaaaattatattattttaattattcttacttacaaaattatattattaaaagtattttgattatttgatattttatataatcaaaacttcatttattaattatatataaactgATTGTAAAATTGGACtcaatttcaaagaaaaaagaaaaggaaaagttcAAAATCGAACGTATCAACTTGATTAAGCGTTAAAAAGAGATGGACTTTCAATTAAACAGTTTAAGAAACGAAAAACCATCTTTACTTCTTTatactttctcttcttttttgggTGTTTTAGTCTCTCTGTTATTcgttgaaaagaaaaaaaaaaaaaaaagtttagctctgtgttgggttgggttgggttgggttgggttggattgggtatttttctccaatttctctttttcataCAAACGCCAGACAAGCCTCCTATTTCCCCAACCTCAGCGCAAGCGACTCATCGTGCGCAATACAAACCACCATCGTCACTGACCGCGATCGGCGTCAATTCGATTTTAAAGGCAAGGAGAGATGTGGGTATTTTACCTGATCTCGTTGCCTTTAACCCTAGGCATGGTTGTTTTCACCTTGAGGTACTTCGCTGGCCCTGATGTCCCTCGTTATGTTCTTTTTACCGTCGGATACGCTTGGTTCTGTTCTCTCTCCATCATCATTCTTGTGCCCGCCGATATTTGGACGGTAAGTCTTTTcaaatatttggtttatttaattcatcggccttttctttttttgtaagaTAGGGCTGAccgaatttgaaaattttatgttaattttgtgCAGACGATATCGAAGCCGGGAAATTATAATGAAAACGGAGgaatttcattcttttggagTTGGTCTTATTGGGGTACCTTTCTCCTCACCTGGTacggtttttttttctttatcgaCGCTGTAGCTTATTTACAGTTCGTTAATTGATGTCTATTTGATACTGAAATTCACGTGGACATGCAAATTTTCTGTTTTGTAGATTAGTTTGTTTAGTGTCacatttgattaaattttctataaattgaaaaaaaattacttatttggATGGAAATATTTCTTAGATTTCCTTTTTGTTCTCCCCTTGAATGTTAAAAGGCTAAAGTCTGTATCCATACTGTTGTTATTTTGCTGCCATTTCTTTGGGCGGGTTTGAAATGTCGATGACTTAAGGTGTGTTTATCCTTTTGTTGGATGGTCCGGTATGTTATTGTTGTGGGATGATTTTCTTGTAAGTAGAGATGGTATTTGtagttggttttccagattgtTGTGCATTTCctcatataattaattatgttatctCTAAGCAGGGCTGTAGTGCCCCTTATTCAGGGTTTTGAAGATGCTGGAGACTTCACTGTGACTGAAAGGTTGAAGACTAGTGTGCATGTCAACTTAGTCTTCTATTCGGTCGTGGGTTCTATAGGCCTTGTGGGACTTATTCTCCTCATTACAATGAACAGGAACTGGTAAACTCttcctattattttattttatttttataaattactgattttctttggtttaataGTCTATCTGATATAATCTTGGTTGTCTCATAAAGATTAGGATTATATTGGATTGTTGTTTCAAGTTCATATATCTTCTCTCAAGTATCTGGCATCTTTTGGCTCACTGTTATGCTTTCTAACTGATGGGTTCTAGaaattattatagaaaaatggACATAACAGAAATTTCCTTGTATGTCAGCAGACACATTGCTCTTATATCTTGCTACTTGGTAATTTGTTGTTGACAGGAGTGGTGGTATCCTTGGTTTAGCTATGGCCTTGTCGAATACATTTGGGCTTGTTACAGGAGCATTTCTTCTTGGCTTTGGCTTGAGTGAAATTCCAAAGAGCCTTTGGAGAAATGCAGATTGGACCATCCGCCAAAAAGTTCTCTCTCATAAAGTTGCCAAAATGGCTGTGAAGCTCGATGAAGCCCATCAGGAACTTTCAAATGCTATTGTGGTATTTTTCTTTCctgattatattttataaattctttcCCATCTTCTGATCTACTTCCTTTCAAATGATTATACGCATATTGAAGTGTATCCTAGTAGAATAATGCACGGTTTCAAGATCTGTCTTTCATTCTCAGTTGCATGCAGAATACTCATATTTGCTCATAGTTACATTTTTGCAATTGAAAtgcttttaagttttaacatGCTATtatcaatcaatcaatcaatcaatctATTAGCAATTTCTATTTCTCTCGTTGTTCCTCCGTGGCTAaacattatttgattatttttatgttaattagaATGGATTGTTTTGTTTAACTATTCTTTTGCTTTATCAGGTTGCTCAAGCGACATCCAACCAGATGTCTAAGCGTGATCCTTTGAGACCATACATGGATGTCATTGATAATATGTTGGCTCAAATggtattttctttgtttttatttgcaaaATATTCTATGAACAAGGATCTCTTCTATGGAATAGTGCATCACTTTGTGTGCTTCATTTATTCTCCAGTTTAGGGAAGACCCATCCTTTAAGCCACAAGGTGGTCGGCTGGGAGAAAATGATATGGACTACGATTCAGATGAGAAATCAATGGCAACACTCAGGCGTCATCTTAGACTAGCTCGAGAAGAATATTATCGGTACAAAAGGTAAGCTGGATGCCAATTTTACACTTTCAGTTTGTTTTATTGTTCACTTAAATCCAAGTTGTATATCATCTTCAAACTGCTTTAAATGTGCTGGAAACTGGTGATTTTAATCCACTATTTTTGTAGTAATTTTAGTTGATGTCCTATGGGAGTAAGtacttttttctttcattcctaGGTTTGAATAGGTTGCATATAAACTTTCAATCTGACTTTGTATTTGAaacttttgtttctttatatCTGACCCATCGTTAGTTTTGCAGTGAGTACATGGCCTATGTCTCTGAGGCACTTCAGCTTGAAGATACAATAAGAAATTATGAACGTCGCAGTTCAACTGGATGGTTTTCTTCTAACCATGTTTTTTTCTGTCTATTCTATTTTTCCAATATTCTAGTTGCTTTTCCTCAACTTTTAATGTTCATGTATGATAATATTTCAGGAAATATGTATCTAGTTTCAGACCTGGTCGCTCTGGGCAGACAGGAACACTCTTAGATACAATAGGTAAGTAGACCTCTATTGATTTTGTGCTGTAGAAGCAGTATACTCCTCATTTCATGATTGTGAGACCCAAAAGCTTTTGTTCTTTTACTTTGCCCAATTTCTCTGAAAAGGATTTGTTGGAGCCATAATTTGAAGTGAATATTCTAAATAATCTTCTTAGTTTTCTGGTTTATAATGATGTTTATGCTtggtttttaagtaatattattgACTGTCTTCTGAAAGAAAGCAGCTATGTTTCTTGGATGTGGGCTGGGTCCTTGAGGGATGTATGTAATGCTATTGAATCCATGAATAAAAATTGTATTATGTAATGGGTTTTTAACTGCAAATGATTATTCTTTTGCAGAATTTATTTGGCGATGCATCCTATGGAAACAACTAAAGAAGGGCTTGGCTATTATACTTGGCATCATGTCTGCTGCAATTCTTTTAGCTGAGGCTACCCTTTTACCTAGAGGAGTCGATCTGTCTCTTTTCTCTATCCTTATAAACTCAGTAAAGAAGGATGAGGTGCTTGTCCAGGTAAAGATTTTGCATTTTCTCCTTTGAAGAGTTTCAAATCTTGTAGTTTCATAGAGACTCTGTATTCTTGATTTCATTACTCGATTGAGCTAGATATATTAGGTgtagaaattttcaatttggCTGTCTATAGTCTTTAGCCTTCTTGCCTTGTGCTTGATATTTCCTTATATAACATGTCTAGACCacccttttcttttccctctttTCTGCTGATTACTTTTTCTTCCAGGCCTTTGCTTTTGTACCTTTGATGTATATGTGCATGTGCACATATTATTCCTTGTTCAAGGTAGGAATGTTGATGTTTTACTCATTAACACCACGACAGACTAGCTCAGTCAGCTTGCTCATGATATGCTCGTAAGTTTACCTTGGAGATCTATTGTTTCTggcctttttttatttctttttctttattttttaattttgaaagacAAATTACTCACAAATATCTCTACTAGGATGGTTGCTCGATATGCTCCCCCAATTTCGTACAACTTTCTCAATCTCATTAGCCTTGGTGGTAAAAAGACCATATTTGAAAAGGTAATTCTCTTCCGGCATTCTTTGGCTGTCAAACATTTACATCAGTAGTTCCAGTGCTTATAGAAAATTgacaagaaagacgagaaaaaTATGGCATGACCCTGTTGATTACAAGATTAGCATTTCACGTATCATATGCTATGGACGAAGTAATTGGAATGAAGCAGCAATTCTTCTTAACCTGTATCTAAATATTCAACCTTTTTGGTTTAGAGTGAGGCAATAGTACTGTTAGTGTGTGTACTTAGATTGCTGGTTCAGAGTCTGTCACTATTAGCCAAAATTAAATCTGACAATTTAATTATCTTCTCcatttgtttcgaaatgttacattttttgGATTGTAGGGCGAAGTATGTCTAGTTTGATTTTGCTTATTTGGTGTCTCACTATTAGCCATGCAACGGGGGAGCTCcagtttccaaatttttcaagACCAATATAGTGCACTGTTGTCATATTTGGTCcacttttttatgtttaatttttatcttttactttgGTCAAAAACTGGAACCTTGGTGCTTTATTATCAAACTAGACGTGtgctatatatttttttccctttccctgTATAGTATTTAATCTTTGAACTTCTAATTGCAGCGTATGGGGAACATTGATGATGCTGTACCTTTCTTTGGAGAAGGATTCAACAACATCTATCCACTTATCATGGTTGTTTACACCTTGTTAGTTGCTAGCAATTTCTTTGATCGTGTAGTTGGTTTCTTTGGGAACTGGAAGAGACTTAGATTTCAAACTGAGGCTGATGATATGGATGGATTTGATCCCTCAGGACTAATTATCCTGCAAAAGGGTAAGGGTGTCGATACTTAATTCTTCTAAATTGTATGCTGCATGTTTGGTAATTTCTAGTCTCAGTTTAAACATTTGCATGATAGGGTTAcgatagtaaaataaataatta
This genomic window contains:
- the LOC105804173 gene encoding uncharacterized protein LOC105804173, giving the protein MWVFYLISLPLTLGMVVFTLRYFAGPDVPRYVLFTVGYAWFCSLSIIILVPADIWTTISKPGNYNENGGISFFWSWSYWGTFLLTWAVVPLIQGFEDAGDFTVTERLKTSVHVNLVFYSVVGSIGLVGLILLITMNRNWSGGILGLAMALSNTFGLVTGAFLLGFGLSEIPKSLWRNADWTIRQKVLSHKVAKMAVKLDEAHQELSNAIVVAQATSNQMSKRDPLRPYMDVIDNMLAQMFREDPSFKPQGGRLGENDMDYDSDEKSMATLRRHLRLAREEYYRYKSEYMAYVSEALQLEDTIRNYERRSSTGWKYVSSFRPGRSGQTGTLLDTIEFIWRCILWKQLKKGLAIILGIMSAAILLAEATLLPRGVDLSLFSILINSVKKDEVLVQAFAFVPLMYMCMCTYYSLFKVGMLMFYSLTPRQTSSVSLLMICSMVARYAPPISYNFLNLISLGGKKTIFEKRMGNIDDAVPFFGEGFNNIYPLIMVVYTLLVASNFFDRVVGFFGNWKRLRFQTEADDMDGFDPSGLIILQKERSWLEQGRQVGEQVIPLARNFNGADIEYGHNITDRTVEMKAATTSATGGVKGSPSRPAEEETRKYGTSREVMSNKYAAMREQSRQISNPKPVENNITSAKVSLLEVGNSHLDNLKGGPSAGLASTWRSMKSGFQNFKANIEARKFLPVHQNQEATLISHVNSSDSESLDEIFQRLKRASVDHSDENENENDTETKSTR